A window from Mycolicibacterium tokaiense encodes these proteins:
- the eccB gene encoding type VII secretion protein EccB, whose translation MPLNLSNRDQNSGHLFYNRRLKAAITRFSVRMKHDDRKQQAAVALGIVFVLIGIAWMALLNVLKPAGLVGDSSIIGDRETGAVYAKMNGRLYPALNLTSARLVTGSSNAPAWVSADEIAKYPTGPMVGIPGIPSDLRISGGTSAWTVCDTAPVRGSSGPPVVTSIAGPLSAGGRAAAMAADQAVLARHGEDTYVIWGGHRSLIDAGDRSLTFNLGLDPGATSPVAMSNALFDALPATEPLVVPQIPDVGAPSRWLPGTAVGSVLESRDAGGAVNGFYVLLPQGIQQISGFVADLIRTSQSQDSPTPQLISPDRLVDIPDVDILNVDYYPETTLNFIDTAANPVTCVGWSKMSTDRQATVTVLSGRGLPVSPAMDVNIVKLVRDDRAPDSVVADQTLVLPGAANFVATTSGVVTSDTRESLYWLSPQGVRFGISWDEATLRALNLNPAGAAQAPWPIVRTFAAGPAISRDSALLARDTLPGGGQVALIPDAAQAGG comes from the coding sequence GTGCCACTGAATCTCTCCAATCGCGACCAGAATTCGGGTCACCTGTTCTACAACCGCAGATTGAAAGCCGCCATCACCCGGTTCTCCGTCCGGATGAAACACGATGACAGAAAGCAACAGGCCGCCGTCGCGCTCGGCATCGTCTTCGTCCTCATCGGCATCGCCTGGATGGCGTTGCTGAATGTGCTCAAGCCCGCGGGGCTGGTGGGCGATTCATCGATCATCGGCGACCGCGAGACCGGCGCGGTGTACGCGAAGATGAACGGCAGGCTCTACCCGGCGCTCAACCTGACATCGGCGCGGTTGGTCACGGGCAGCTCGAATGCGCCCGCCTGGGTGAGCGCCGACGAGATCGCCAAGTACCCCACCGGTCCCATGGTCGGAATCCCGGGCATCCCCAGCGATCTGCGGATCTCCGGCGGCACCTCCGCGTGGACGGTCTGCGACACCGCGCCGGTGCGGGGCAGCAGTGGGCCTCCGGTGGTGACCTCGATCGCGGGCCCCCTGTCGGCGGGGGGCCGGGCGGCTGCCATGGCGGCCGACCAGGCGGTGCTGGCGCGCCACGGTGAGGACACTTATGTCATCTGGGGCGGGCACCGGTCGTTGATCGATGCCGGGGACCGGTCGTTGACGTTCAACCTGGGTCTCGATCCGGGCGCGACGTCGCCGGTGGCCATGTCGAACGCGTTGTTCGACGCCCTGCCTGCCACCGAACCCCTGGTGGTGCCGCAGATTCCCGACGTGGGTGCACCGTCGCGGTGGCTGCCCGGCACAGCGGTGGGCTCGGTGCTGGAGTCCCGTGATGCCGGCGGAGCCGTCAACGGCTTCTATGTGCTTCTGCCGCAGGGGATCCAGCAGATCAGCGGATTCGTCGCGGATCTGATCCGCACATCGCAGAGCCAGGATTCACCCACCCCGCAGCTGATCTCGCCGGACCGGCTGGTGGACATCCCGGATGTGGACATCCTCAACGTCGACTACTACCCCGAAACAACCCTGAACTTCATCGACACCGCCGCCAACCCGGTGACTTGCGTGGGATGGTCGAAGATGTCCACCGACCGGCAGGCGACGGTGACCGTGCTGAGCGGGCGTGGGCTACCGGTCTCCCCGGCGATGGACGTCAACATCGTCAAGCTGGTGCGCGACGATCGGGCGCCGGATTCCGTGGTCGCCGATCAGACCCTGGTGTTGCCCGGCGCCGCCAACTTCGTCGCCACCACCAGCGGTGTAGTGACCTCGGATACCCGGGAGTCGTTGTACTGGCTCTCACCCCAGGGTGTGCGATTCGGGATCAGCTGGGACGAAGCGACGCTGCGCGCGTTGAATCTGAATCCGGCCGGCGCCG